A window from Chryseobacterium vaccae encodes these proteins:
- a CDS encoding bacteriocin-like protein, which translates to MKNLRKLSKKQLRTIEGGAMICPPPATTCAEWCSWTPQQRLRCINMIIDADPCPC; encoded by the coding sequence ATGAAAAATCTAAGAAAACTTTCAAAAAAACAACTGAGAACAATTGAGGGAGGAGCTATGATCTGTCCACCTCCGGCAACTACCTGTGCAGAATGGTGTTCATGGACGCCTCAACAGAGATTACGCTGCATTAATATGATTATTGATGCGGATCCTTGTCCATGTTAA
- the rplU gene encoding 50S ribosomal protein L21, with protein sequence MFAIVEIAGLQYKVEQDQKLFVNRLKGDKGGKVSFDKVLLTVNGAITVGAPAVSGITVEAEILDHVKADKVIVFKKKRRKGYKVKNGHRQSLTQIVITGITGFEGGAKKAAKKETVKAEVLSDHATVNFGEDHELNYHLKKNNLSQSKENRETLITLGKAVKVELEKNILTHEEVDAAIIKNIDQFKALNK encoded by the coding sequence ATGTTTGCAATTGTAGAAATAGCAGGGCTTCAATACAAAGTTGAGCAAGACCAGAAGTTGTTTGTAAACCGTTTAAAAGGAGATAAAGGAGGAAAAGTTTCTTTTGATAAAGTACTTCTTACTGTAAACGGAGCAATCACTGTAGGCGCCCCAGCTGTAAGCGGAATCACTGTGGAAGCAGAGATCCTAGATCACGTTAAAGCTGATAAAGTAATCGTTTTCAAAAAGAAAAGAAGAAAAGGTTACAAAGTGAAAAACGGTCACAGACAATCTTTAACTCAAATCGTAATCACTGGTATTACAGGTTTTGAAGGTGGAGCAAAAAAAGCGGCTAAAAAAGAAACTGTGAAAGCAGAAGTTCTTTCTGACCATGCAACTGTTAACTTTGGTGAAGATCACGAGTTGAACTACCACTTAAAGAAAAACAACTTGTCTCAGTCTAAAGAGAACAGAGAAACTTTAATTACTTTAGGTAAAGCAGTTAAAGTGGAATTAGAAAAGAATATTCTTACTCATGAAGAAGTAGATGCTGCTATCATTAAGAATATCGATCAATTTAAAGCACTTAATAAATAA
- a CDS encoding neutral zinc metallopeptidase — MKFNFNSCLFAGALAAFLLTGCRDDKMEESVLPETQTESSKIEQPGELEKVCYYVDQYWSSSSILKTALQNSTDTNFMNAQMTKIAGLWGRSNPTLRFVDDPSNFNSTYNAISYSTGKIYYGYAIYYDAKNKGGDIVNAMILAHEYGHQLQYIFGLPSVNESTARPNELEADGFAGYYLRRPNGYNKTNFSEIAAAYEFAQSIGDYQTSSPGHHGTPAQRRSAVRLGFLLGQYDLNASNFDYNFFYYYQGVLNGTYKMGKNSQNPEIDAYMSQYMDELRKIQSGEISAEEFKHLK, encoded by the coding sequence ATGAAATTTAATTTTAATTCCTGCCTATTTGCAGGAGCTCTAGCTGCATTCTTGCTTACAGGATGCCGTGATGACAAAATGGAAGAAAGTGTCCTTCCTGAAACCCAGACTGAAAGTTCAAAAATCGAACAGCCCGGAGAACTTGAAAAAGTCTGTTATTATGTAGATCAGTACTGGTCTTCTTCTTCAATTCTGAAAACAGCACTTCAAAATTCTACAGATACTAACTTCATGAATGCCCAGATGACCAAAATTGCTGGTCTTTGGGGAAGAAGCAACCCAACTCTGCGTTTCGTAGATGACCCTTCCAATTTCAATTCTACGTACAACGCCATTTCTTATTCCACCGGAAAAATTTATTACGGTTATGCCATCTATTATGACGCAAAAAACAAAGGCGGTGATATCGTTAATGCCATGATCCTTGCTCATGAGTATGGCCATCAGCTGCAATATATCTTCGGGCTTCCTTCTGTAAACGAGTCTACAGCCAGACCTAACGAGCTGGAAGCGGATGGTTTTGCCGGATATTATTTAAGAAGACCAAACGGTTATAATAAAACCAACTTCTCTGAAATTGCTGCAGCATACGAATTTGCACAGAGTATTGGTGATTATCAGACCTCCAGCCCGGGCCACCACGGTACTCCAGCGCAAAGAAGATCTGCAGTACGTTTAGGATTCCTTTTGGGACAGTATGACCTCAATGCATCCAACTTTGATTATAATTTCTTCTATTATTATCAGGGGGTATTGAACGGAACATACAAAATGGGCAAAAACTCACAGAATCCGGAAATTGATGCTTATATGAGCCAGTATATGGATGAATTGAGAAAAATCCAGTCCGGAGAAATTTCTGCGGAAGAATTCAAGCACCTTAAGTAA
- the rpmA gene encoding 50S ribosomal protein L27 codes for MAHKKGVGSSKNGRESHSKRLGVKIFGGQAAIAGNIIVRQRGTQHHPGDNVGIGKDHTLFALVDGKVVFRKKANNRSFVSVEPNA; via the coding sequence ATGGCACACAAGAAAGGAGTCGGTAGTTCCAAGAACGGTAGAGAGTCTCACTCTAAAAGATTAGGTGTGAAGATTTTCGGAGGACAAGCAGCTATTGCCGGAAATATTATTGTTAGACAAAGAGGTACTCAGCACCACCCAGGTGATAACGTGGGAATCGGTAAAGATCACACTTTGTTCGCATTAGTAGACGGTAAAGTAGTTTTCAGAAAGAAAGCAAACAACAGATCTTTCGTATCTGTAGAACCGAACGCATAA
- a CDS encoding DUF4132 domain-containing protein: MGILDQIKSAVGLENKENKEFRDTLKQSVGQYEKVSNYFYTITFSDVQIYNEVVKKWDDNKKADFIMFLTTAAEKKKSFRNTSSDPVYKETQMAFSYIQTLFKSKIKLGEDKLLNIYQAFCNHTAESDYYNHGAIAWPLAGWFKQVESSFPDETPESIRKVLNEILSFEKKPEAYYYKEHIKLEEKIKSYLHKTGDGSNVFRPVYFLGEDAFRDFANELIDAQKEEEKSCWFELVAIAQKASGGKPSQKFLNEAKGVIDRLGSDKFKKVTHDWFGFIINLKESITQHEHRYNNQVYTYQSSEFLSALNADAVKGFVWMSSWFHDNATIQTIGRLAERCFKKIPEKGPAAAGIGNACLYTLFASKGLDGIAQLSRLKLKIKQNNTLNLIEKYINEAAEKLKISSTEIEDLAVDHFKLKDHQLTYEIEGYTCILELTGIGKSVLKWLKPDGSEQKSVPQAVKDNAAAKLKKIKDTQKQIDQTTSSQKERFDRMMRSSRVLSLDYFKEKYLNHGLLSFVIGKVIFKFSKEKEERLAVYLKGEWIDIDYNSIDIEQYDTVSLWHPVTSGTTEVRAWRQFLMEGEIQQPFKQAYREIYLLTEAEINTRTYSNRMASHILKQHQYVTLAKDRNWKARLIGAWDGGDNDTAELMMPEYHISVEYWVNALNANDEFNATGIWNYVTTDQIRFINTETNEVMNLIDVPAVAFSEAMRDVDLFVGVASVGNDPAWSDSGGLPAYRDYWQSYSFGNLSEIAKNRKEILQNLIPRLKIASVTHIEDKFVVVKGKIRTYKIHIGSTNILMEPNDQYLCIVPDRSKKDAGNALFLPFEGDNGLSVIISKALLLANDDKITDSTITSQINR, from the coding sequence ATGGGAATATTAGATCAGATAAAATCCGCTGTAGGATTAGAAAATAAAGAAAATAAAGAGTTCCGGGATACTTTAAAGCAGTCGGTAGGGCAGTATGAGAAGGTTTCCAATTATTTTTATACAATCACTTTTTCAGATGTACAGATTTACAATGAGGTGGTTAAAAAATGGGATGATAATAAGAAAGCAGATTTTATTATGTTTTTGACCACTGCTGCTGAAAAAAAGAAATCTTTCAGGAATACCTCCAGTGATCCGGTGTATAAAGAAACCCAGATGGCTTTTTCGTATATCCAGACCCTCTTTAAATCTAAGATAAAACTTGGGGAAGACAAGCTGCTGAATATATATCAGGCGTTCTGTAATCATACGGCTGAGTCAGATTATTATAACCACGGAGCTATTGCCTGGCCGCTTGCCGGATGGTTTAAACAGGTCGAGTCCAGCTTTCCTGATGAGACCCCTGAATCCATTAGAAAAGTTCTCAACGAAATTTTAAGTTTTGAGAAAAAACCAGAGGCTTATTACTACAAAGAACATATTAAACTGGAAGAAAAAATTAAATCTTACCTTCATAAAACAGGGGATGGAAGCAATGTTTTCAGGCCGGTTTATTTTTTAGGAGAAGATGCTTTCAGAGATTTTGCCAACGAATTAATAGATGCTCAGAAAGAAGAAGAAAAATCATGTTGGTTCGAACTTGTTGCTATAGCGCAAAAAGCTTCAGGAGGTAAGCCCTCTCAAAAATTTCTGAATGAAGCAAAAGGAGTTATTGACCGCCTGGGATCTGATAAATTTAAAAAAGTAACCCATGACTGGTTCGGGTTTATCATCAATCTTAAAGAATCGATAACACAGCATGAGCACCGGTATAATAATCAGGTGTATACTTATCAGTCCAGTGAATTTCTGAGCGCTCTGAATGCTGATGCAGTTAAAGGCTTTGTCTGGATGTCGTCATGGTTTCATGATAATGCCACCATACAGACAATCGGTAGATTGGCAGAGCGGTGCTTTAAAAAAATTCCTGAAAAAGGACCAGCTGCAGCGGGTATAGGAAATGCCTGTCTGTATACACTGTTTGCATCAAAAGGTCTGGATGGAATTGCGCAGCTTTCGAGATTAAAACTAAAAATTAAGCAGAACAATACGCTGAATCTTATTGAAAAATACATCAATGAAGCGGCAGAAAAATTAAAGATCTCTTCAACAGAAATTGAAGATCTAGCTGTTGATCATTTTAAACTGAAGGATCATCAGCTAACTTATGAAATTGAGGGCTATACCTGCATTCTTGAACTGACAGGAATCGGAAAATCTGTTTTAAAATGGTTGAAGCCGGACGGTTCAGAACAAAAATCTGTTCCACAAGCAGTAAAAGACAATGCGGCTGCAAAACTGAAGAAAATCAAAGATACCCAAAAACAGATTGACCAGACTACTTCGTCTCAAAAAGAAAGGTTCGACAGGATGATGAGAAGCAGCAGAGTTCTTAGTCTTGATTATTTTAAAGAAAAATATCTTAACCATGGGCTTCTTTCATTTGTGATCGGAAAAGTGATCTTTAAGTTTTCAAAAGAAAAAGAAGAGAGGCTGGCTGTTTATCTGAAAGGAGAGTGGATTGATATTGATTACAATAGTATTGATATTGAACAGTATGACACCGTTTCTTTATGGCATCCGGTAACGAGCGGTACTACTGAAGTCAGGGCATGGAGGCAGTTTTTAATGGAAGGTGAAATTCAGCAGCCGTTTAAGCAGGCCTACCGGGAAATTTACCTTCTTACGGAAGCAGAAATCAACACCAGAACATACAGTAACAGGATGGCTTCCCATATCCTTAAACAGCATCAGTATGTTACGCTGGCTAAAGACAGAAACTGGAAAGCAAGACTTATTGGTGCGTGGGATGGCGGAGACAATGATACGGCTGAGCTGATGATGCCTGAATATCATATTTCCGTTGAATACTGGGTGAATGCCTTAAATGCCAATGATGAATTTAATGCAACAGGAATCTGGAATTATGTAACGACAGACCAGATCAGGTTCATTAATACGGAAACCAATGAGGTGATGAATCTTATAGATGTTCCTGCTGTTGCTTTTTCAGAGGCGATGAGAGATGTGGATCTTTTTGTAGGAGTCGCCAGTGTCGGGAATGATCCTGCCTGGAGTGATTCCGGAGGTCTGCCAGCGTACAGAGATTACTGGCAGTCTTATTCCTTTGGTAATTTATCTGAAATTGCCAAGAACAGGAAAGAAATACTCCAGAATCTTATCCCGCGCCTGAAAATAGCATCCGTTACTCATATTGAAGATAAGTTTGTAGTGGTGAAAGGGAAAATCAGAACTTATAAAATTCATATCGGAAGTACTAATATCCTGATGGAGCCCAATGACCAGTACTTATGTATTGTTCCGGATAGAAGTAAAAAAGATGCGGGTAATGCTCTGTTTTTACCTTTTGAAGGGGATAACGGCCTGTCTGTGATTATTTCAAAAGCACTCCTGCTGGCAAATGATGATAAGATAACCGACTCTACCATCACCTCGCAAATCAACAGGTGA
- a CDS encoding DUF502 domain-containing protein: protein MKKLSFENIANFFLKNFFQGLVIIGPIGLTIFVIWYIVSAIDNIIPSVAKEIPGLVFVSTILFTAILGYLGNKFVVGRFFFDTMDSLLEKTPGVKHIYTPTKDVMSSFVGDKKKFNDPVWVKTNENPEIWRIGFLTQKEMSDVDKHNYVAVYLPHSYAISGWVIVTEEKNIKPVVGMTAASAMKFAVSGGVAGFHSDDNIFKAPE, encoded by the coding sequence TTGAAAAAGCTAAGCTTCGAAAATATTGCCAATTTTTTTCTGAAAAATTTCTTTCAGGGACTGGTTATTATCGGTCCTATAGGCCTTACTATATTTGTAATCTGGTATATCGTAAGTGCTATCGACAATATTATTCCTTCGGTTGCAAAGGAAATCCCGGGGCTGGTATTTGTTTCAACCATTCTATTTACAGCTATTCTCGGATATTTAGGAAATAAGTTTGTAGTGGGGCGATTTTTTTTCGACACTATGGACAGCCTTCTGGAGAAAACTCCGGGAGTTAAGCATATCTACACGCCTACAAAAGACGTTATGTCCTCATTTGTAGGAGACAAAAAGAAATTCAACGATCCTGTCTGGGTAAAGACTAATGAGAATCCGGAGATCTGGAGAATCGGGTTTTTAACTCAAAAAGAGATGTCGGACGTTGACAAACACAATTACGTTGCGGTATATCTACCTCATTCCTATGCTATTTCAGGATGGGTAATTGTTACGGAAGAAAAAAACATCAAACCTGTTGTCGGAATGACTGCAGCTTCAGCGATGAAGTTTGCGGTAAGCGGCGGTGTTGCCGGATTTCATTCTGACGACAATATATTTAAAGCTCCTGAATAG
- a CDS encoding DUF5686 family protein, with translation MMLNNNFKYYNLFFLLFISSLTYAQNIATGRIVDAKTNKEIPGVDIFINDNTEPALKTSLGSFTVQSDSLISKLKFSKKNYITETVTIVPGSTENIFVKLSQEKENTIAEIVIHNEKPKYKNKKENPAYAIMQEVWKRKRNNGLEKFDTYTYKEYEKIQFDANNLDSAFMSKKIFNKLDFIFDYADSTASGKIGLPIFLNESIYENYGENKPGKKTKRLLVAQKTSGFQDNQVITITAKNLYRDINIYDNTLNYFDIGFPSPVGTNGFSTYDYNLTDTISIHGENAYKIRYQPKRKDVLAFQGYLYIDTDSYAVLGATLKSTQKINVNFINSISTELEYDNPDENTFLPKKFITEIELTPFAKKRTSKSIIAKRTVDYSQYDFNKPLDDKVFTRKQEEYDDKFVDKDDAYWVKARPDTLSKSERGVYEMLDKLQQTPKFNRIVKIYETLASGYYNAFKGIDIGPIFSIYGKNEVEGDRIRLGARTYFGQNDPWRLQFYTAYGFKDQQVKYGAEARYMFNRVNRFMIGAGTKRDIEQLGVQLTTDDGIMARTFASSTLFARGENASLSTINKTNIFASIEPWKNFQVRVDGTLQSIKSANPEKFSLMYYRNGDLRKTVNDSHVTLSLIARPGAKFSQTGVDRYEHGTLAPTIILRYTRGIEGLFNADYNYNKLQFMFYKPILMGSWGKTLVSFEAGKTFNTLPLALQNVIPGNQSYSLAPNTFAQLNYYEFVADTYSTLHLEHHFNGKILSFIPLIKKLKLREIAFIRSAYGTLSDASKAVNVDGFKYSAPSEQIYFEYGFGIENIGFGNLRIFRIDFNWRGNYLDRPDISTFGVKAGFQVGF, from the coding sequence ATGATGTTAAACAACAACTTTAAATATTACAATCTCTTTTTTCTGCTCTTTATATCCAGCCTGACGTATGCCCAAAATATAGCGACCGGGAGAATTGTTGATGCAAAAACCAATAAAGAAATTCCAGGTGTGGATATCTTTATCAACGATAATACGGAACCCGCTTTAAAAACTTCATTGGGAAGTTTTACCGTGCAGTCCGACAGCCTTATATCCAAACTGAAATTCTCGAAAAAGAATTATATTACCGAAACGGTTACCATCGTTCCCGGAAGTACGGAAAATATCTTTGTGAAACTTTCACAGGAAAAAGAAAACACCATCGCCGAGATTGTTATCCACAACGAAAAACCTAAATACAAGAATAAGAAGGAGAATCCCGCATACGCCATTATGCAGGAAGTATGGAAAAGGAAAAGAAACAACGGGTTAGAGAAATTCGATACGTACACTTATAAAGAATACGAAAAAATTCAGTTTGATGCGAATAATCTGGATAGTGCATTTATGAGTAAAAAAATCTTCAATAAGTTGGATTTCATCTTCGACTATGCAGATTCTACAGCCAGCGGAAAAATCGGGCTTCCAATTTTCCTCAATGAGTCTATTTATGAAAATTACGGAGAAAACAAACCGGGGAAAAAGACGAAAAGACTACTGGTAGCTCAGAAAACATCAGGATTTCAGGACAACCAGGTCATCACCATTACTGCTAAAAATCTCTATCGGGATATTAATATTTACGATAATACCCTGAATTATTTTGACATCGGATTTCCAAGCCCTGTCGGAACCAATGGATTCAGTACTTATGATTATAATTTAACAGACACCATTTCTATTCACGGGGAAAACGCTTATAAAATACGCTATCAGCCTAAAAGGAAAGACGTTCTGGCCTTCCAGGGTTATCTTTATATAGATACGGATAGCTATGCCGTTTTAGGTGCTACTTTAAAATCCACGCAGAAGATCAATGTTAACTTTATTAATAGTATTTCCACCGAGTTGGAATATGACAATCCGGACGAAAATACATTCCTTCCTAAAAAATTCATCACAGAAATAGAATTAACTCCTTTCGCAAAAAAGAGGACTTCAAAAAGTATCATTGCCAAGAGGACTGTAGATTATTCCCAATATGATTTCAACAAACCTCTTGATGACAAAGTATTCACCCGCAAACAGGAAGAGTATGATGATAAATTTGTGGATAAAGATGATGCTTATTGGGTAAAAGCAAGGCCGGACACCTTATCGAAATCTGAACGCGGAGTTTATGAAATGCTTGACAAGCTTCAACAGACCCCAAAATTCAATCGTATTGTTAAAATCTACGAAACCCTTGCATCTGGATATTATAACGCCTTTAAAGGTATTGACATTGGCCCAATTTTCTCTATCTACGGCAAAAATGAAGTGGAAGGCGATAGGATAAGACTTGGAGCGAGAACCTATTTCGGCCAAAACGATCCATGGAGACTTCAATTTTATACAGCTTACGGATTCAAAGACCAGCAGGTTAAATACGGAGCTGAAGCCCGTTATATGTTCAACCGGGTCAACAGATTCATGATTGGAGCAGGAACCAAAAGAGATATTGAGCAGCTTGGGGTGCAGCTTACCACAGATGACGGAATCATGGCTCGAACTTTCGCTTCTTCCACCCTATTTGCAAGAGGAGAAAACGCCTCTTTAAGCACGATCAATAAAACCAATATTTTCGCCTCTATTGAACCATGGAAAAACTTTCAGGTAAGAGTAGACGGAACTTTACAGAGCATAAAATCTGCTAATCCTGAGAAATTCAGCCTGATGTATTACCGCAATGGTGATCTGCGAAAAACAGTTAATGACTCTCACGTTACATTAAGTCTTATCGCAAGACCGGGAGCCAAATTTTCACAGACCGGGGTTGACCGTTATGAACATGGTACTTTAGCGCCAACCATTATATTAAGATACACCAGAGGTATTGAAGGGCTTTTCAATGCAGATTATAATTACAACAAACTTCAATTCATGTTCTACAAGCCTATACTGATGGGAAGCTGGGGAAAAACACTGGTAAGTTTTGAAGCCGGAAAAACCTTCAACACCCTTCCTCTGGCATTGCAGAACGTGATTCCTGGAAACCAATCCTACAGCCTGGCACCGAATACTTTTGCCCAGCTTAATTATTATGAGTTTGTAGCAGATACGTATTCCACTTTACACCTGGAGCATCATTTTAATGGAAAGATTCTTTCATTCATTCCTTTGATCAAAAAACTGAAGCTTAGAGAAATTGCATTTATCAGAAGTGCATATGGAACTTTGAGCGATGCCTCCAAAGCAGTCAATGTAGATGGATTTAAATATTCTGCACCCAGCGAACAGATCTATTTTGAGTACGGATTCGGAATTGAAAACATCGGATTTGGGAATCTGAGAATTTTCAGGATTGATTTCAACTGGAGAGGAAATTATCTTGACCGACCTGATATTTCAACATTTGGCGTGAAAGCGGGATTCCAGGTAGGATTCTAA
- a CDS encoding serine hydrolase domain-containing protein, whose translation MKLSFLFTLFLSFPFLGYSQKTDPSKSIDHYIKEVMKNSDIPGLAVGIIKNNQVIYQKYYGTEALESPKKVNPGSMFRVYSTTKLMTNVGVFQLIEQGKIALEDPISKYFDNLPEAWKEVKIKHLLTHSSGVPDIIYFNDISVDASNMESLARLFNERMDFKTGNEYRYNQTNYLLLTMIIEKVTGQHFEDFIINNQFPDSRKEVVFSSNSLENIPNRIVKYDYNAQTDRYEKSKHVSGVRSHSGNGLAITLPAFLKWSIQFNKNKFLKEQTKEMMWQPFVYENSTYPFAYGWEINKMNGISSYGFSGGNVSVYKICPDSDLSIIIMYNGYKGFPVQYQMVNHIAQIVDNRLKDPYSLAEESIISEFMKKGNPDAEKKYYSIKTKNPTWDFENTINTIGYVLLGLSRAEEAVKVFEMNVKEHPKSGMAFDSLGEGYLAVKNYKLALANYTKSLELDPQNNNAENKIKEIRQTMEAADKK comes from the coding sequence ATGAAATTATCTTTTCTGTTCACCTTATTTTTATCTTTTCCCTTCCTGGGATATTCACAAAAAACAGATCCTTCAAAATCAATTGACCACTACATAAAAGAGGTGATGAAAAATAGTGATATACCCGGACTGGCTGTCGGGATTATCAAAAATAATCAGGTTATTTATCAGAAATATTACGGTACTGAAGCACTTGAAAGCCCTAAAAAAGTTAATCCCGGCTCCATGTTCAGGGTTTATTCCACAACGAAACTCATGACTAATGTTGGTGTTTTTCAGCTTATTGAACAGGGAAAGATCGCTTTGGAAGACCCTATTTCAAAATATTTTGACAATCTGCCGGAAGCATGGAAGGAAGTAAAAATAAAACATCTTCTGACCCATTCTTCAGGGGTTCCCGATATTATCTACTTCAATGATATTTCCGTTGATGCATCCAATATGGAATCACTGGCACGATTATTCAATGAAAGAATGGATTTTAAAACAGGTAATGAGTACAGATACAATCAAACCAATTACCTTCTGCTTACCATGATTATTGAAAAGGTAACAGGGCAGCATTTTGAAGACTTTATTATCAACAATCAGTTTCCGGATTCCCGAAAGGAAGTGGTATTCTCGTCCAATTCTCTGGAAAACATCCCCAACCGGATTGTAAAATATGATTACAACGCACAAACAGACCGATATGAGAAATCAAAACACGTCAGCGGTGTGAGATCTCATTCCGGGAACGGCCTTGCCATTACCCTTCCTGCTTTTTTAAAGTGGAGCATTCAGTTCAATAAAAACAAATTTCTGAAGGAACAAACCAAGGAAATGATGTGGCAACCTTTTGTTTATGAAAATAGTACATACCCTTTTGCCTACGGTTGGGAAATCAACAAAATGAATGGGATTTCATCCTATGGGTTTTCCGGAGGCAATGTAAGCGTTTACAAAATTTGTCCGGACAGTGATTTATCCATTATTATCATGTACAACGGATACAAAGGATTCCCGGTTCAGTATCAGATGGTCAACCATATTGCCCAGATCGTAGACAACCGTCTGAAAGATCCCTATTCGTTAGCCGAAGAATCCATCATTTCCGAATTCATGAAAAAAGGAAATCCTGATGCAGAAAAAAAATATTACAGCATTAAAACAAAGAATCCGACATGGGATTTTGAAAATACCATAAATACTATTGGCTACGTCCTGCTTGGGCTTTCAAGAGCCGAAGAAGCTGTCAAAGTTTTTGAAATGAATGTCAAAGAACACCCAAAGTCAGGAATGGCTTTTGACAGTTTAGGTGAAGGTTATCTTGCTGTTAAAAACTACAAACTTGCTTTAGCAAACTATACAAAATCTCTTGAGCTGGATCCTCAAAACAATAATGCCGAGAACAAGATCAAAGAGATCAGACAGACCATGGAAGCAGCTGATAAAAAATAA
- a CDS encoding acyltransferase family protein has protein sequence MNRDLYIDFAKGMATLSIIFIHTAFWSGQFYIPTEVRVFSLVFDVALFYALSGITSGSNIEKTFYRLLKLQITYMIFVTFLFFLDYFFKVFGLSFFSLEWLQKFYSTFGSKYSTTGVSVYPQWQNLGNWYLHQYTNADTFPVVMGSFWYLKVYFILAVFGVLILRFFPKHINWFIALCIGLTLVFNVFLEYYPAGQVGYVAFYLAVFLIAHQMRGKKIPTKIIPVLYGLVAAALIWMFWYYGSEIFYKINKNKFPPKIPYIIWSLFSLTTLFVLYNRLKITKESFVTHIGKNAIFFYFAQGISSSLVYFLVVPLKEYMPWWLLMVIIYIINIILAFIIASGLKRIDTQGWKVLQFLRNKTAI, from the coding sequence ATGAACAGAGACCTCTACATTGATTTTGCCAAGGGAATGGCAACGCTTTCTATTATATTCATCCATACCGCTTTCTGGTCGGGACAGTTTTATATTCCTACGGAAGTCAGGGTATTTTCCCTGGTCTTTGATGTGGCTCTTTTTTATGCCCTCAGCGGAATAACGTCAGGCTCGAATATAGAGAAAACATTCTACAGGCTTTTAAAACTGCAGATCACTTATATGATCTTCGTGACTTTCCTATTCTTTTTAGATTATTTTTTCAAGGTCTTCGGACTGTCTTTCTTTTCATTGGAATGGCTGCAGAAGTTTTATTCAACATTTGGATCTAAATATTCCACAACCGGAGTTTCCGTTTATCCTCAGTGGCAGAATCTTGGAAACTGGTACCTTCACCAGTATACCAATGCCGATACTTTTCCTGTAGTGATGGGAAGTTTCTGGTATCTGAAAGTATATTTTATCCTGGCCGTATTTGGGGTTCTTATATTACGTTTCTTTCCAAAGCATATCAACTGGTTTATTGCGCTGTGCATCGGCCTGACCTTAGTTTTTAACGTTTTCCTTGAATATTATCCGGCAGGACAGGTGGGCTATGTTGCCTTTTATCTTGCTGTTTTTCTGATTGCACACCAAATGCGGGGCAAAAAAATTCCGACAAAAATAATCCCCGTATTATATGGTCTTGTTGCCGCAGCTTTAATCTGGATGTTCTGGTATTATGGAAGCGAAATCTTCTATAAAATCAACAAAAATAAATTTCCACCGAAAATTCCTTATATCATCTGGTCTTTATTTTCTTTGACTACCTTATTTGTATTGTACAACAGATTAAAGATTACTAAAGAAAGCTTTGTAACCCATATCGGAAAGAATGCTATTTTCTTTTACTTCGCACAAGGGATAAGTTCATCATTGGTATATTTCCTGGTAGTACCATTGAAAGAATATATGCCTTGGTGGCTATTGATGGTCATCATATATATTATTAACATCATCCTGGCTTTCATCATTGCTTCGGGTTTAAAGAGAATAGATACTCAAGGATGGAAAGTTCTGCAGTTTTTAAGAAATAAAACAGCCATCTGA
- the miaE gene encoding tRNA-(ms[2]io[6]A)-hydroxylase has product MFKLKLPTDPRWANIAEGNIEEILTDHAWCEQKAATNAIGLITMLPEYPEIVTELLAIAQEELDHFNQVHEIIKKRGYRFGRARKDDYVNELAKFIIQGSREDLIVDKMLFAAMIEARSCERFKVLTENIKDEELKEFYRELMISEANHYTTFIGFARQLGDPEKVNKRWDAWLEYEANIIQSYGNKETIHG; this is encoded by the coding sequence ATGTTTAAGTTGAAACTTCCTACCGATCCAAGGTGGGCAAATATTGCGGAGGGAAACATTGAAGAAATTTTAACGGATCATGCCTGGTGCGAGCAGAAAGCAGCGACCAATGCCATTGGACTGATCACGATGCTTCCGGAGTATCCTGAGATCGTTACAGAGCTTCTTGCTATTGCGCAGGAAGAGCTCGATCATTTTAACCAGGTTCATGAGATCATCAAAAAAAGAGGCTACCGTTTCGGAAGAGCCCGAAAAGATGATTATGTAAATGAACTGGCTAAATTCATCATTCAGGGAAGCAGAGAAGACCTCATCGTAGATAAAATGCTTTTTGCAGCGATGATTGAAGCCAGAAGCTGTGAAAGATTCAAAGTTCTTACAGAAAACATTAAGGATGAAGAGCTTAAGGAATTTTATAGAGAACTGATGATCTCTGAAGCCAATCATTACACCACTTTTATAGGTTTTGCAAGACAGCTTGGCGATCCTGAAAAAGTAAATAAACGATGGGATGCATGGCTGGAGTATGAAGCTAATATTATTCAATCTTACGGAAACAAAGAAACAATACACGGTTAA